From Ignisphaera aggregans DSM 17230, the proteins below share one genomic window:
- a CDS encoding hypothetical protein (KEGG: cpf:CPF_0476 hypothetical protein): MNDRNRIIFSIYTKNLNIKVLSISTLLLIYILNSSLDIVKMFFLIFTSIFYIVISITIDHRRISSLHLLLIDSILIYFTMINYIILLVSFLNIGDIMRTSLFIYGLIAMNQAIVIKFSKHTLSSSELVLGFLIINILRCIFYRNFKLLLELPVILLLSVLCYKILSRGRYMDRYAVLYDTLLVFTVLLMDRSSAIFWCILVLTAITIYIIENFGNEPRYSDIKLLLVFLANILTSILFIIYRIDYDYLLNIMLPLVYFDILLKILFKT; this comes from the coding sequence ATGAATGATAGGAATAGAATCATATTTAGTATCTATACAAAAAACCTCAATATTAAGGTTCTTTCCATATCAACACTACTATTGATATACATATTGAATAGCTCCTTAGATATTGTGAAAATGTTCTTCTTGATCTTTACCTCTATTTTCTATATAGTTATTTCAATTACTATAGATCATAGGAGAATATCTTCCTTGCATTTACTACTGATAGATTCTATACTAATATACTTTACTATGATTAACTATATCATATTACTGGTTTCTTTTCTTAACATAGGCGACATTATGAGAACATCATTATTTATTTATGGGTTAATTGCAATGAATCAAGCTATAGTAATTAAGTTCAGTAAGCATACTCTCTCCTCTAGTGAATTGGTCTTAGGATTTTTAATCATTAATATACTTCGATGTATTTTTTATCGAAATTTTAAATTACTACTAGAATTACCTGTAATATTACTACTTTCGGTTTTATGTTATAAAATACTGTCCAGAGGAAGATATATGGATAGATATGCAGTATTGTATGACACACTATTAGTATTTACGGTATTGCTAATGGATAGGTCTAGTGCTATTTTTTGGTGTATATTAGTATTGACAGCAATAACTATATACATTATTGAGAATTTTGGCAATGAACCACGTTATAGCGATATTAAATTATTGCTAGTATTTCTAGCTAACATCCTAACATCAATATTATTCATTATATATAGAATTGATTATGATTATTTACTTAATATAATGTTGCCTTTGGTATATTTTGACATATTATTGAAGATCTTATTTAAAACATAA
- a CDS encoding AAA ATPase central domain protein (COGs: COG0464 ATPase of the AAA+ class~InterPro IPR001270:IPR003959:IPR003593~KEGG: iho:Igni_0934 ATPase central domain-containing protein~PFAM: AAA ATPase central domain protein~SMART: AAA ATPase~SPTR: A8AB12 AAA ATPase, central domain protein~PFAM: ATPase family associated with various cellular activities (AAA)), which yields MERLSEMTKNKKMTIIDISEYLPRSLQGFIASSIPNIDADESVIKVISKIISTIYSGVNRKVIFVRDSETQNKLLSTILSHLKQIVIHLATEVRLLNVDSLALIVIRNKQIEGLAYILNGAKDSIESSDLNCLTIMIVDKLSNNEETKVIIEHSKKMLNAYARKLYRKSLNPHIFDDVRFIIISIENRDVIRVKLREEYGRTTILRLPVFSPQWNINDLPDKLKMDIETLIVDPLNIKAKYAPRGILLIGPPGVGKSVTAEAIAQALTKGIVRLTPSTYRSMWYGMTEKTLNNIFASLKKRKDIVVLIDDADFLVQRFNAIHEAYIAEVNIWLNILQDPLRPLVIMTTNVPEIIDQALIRPGRLDVVIFMGYPDKYMRKKIIKRICESYNITINDQIIEEIVQRTRWFNAAELDSLIRMAASKGHGIVNDDAILWALKRFYINELERKTIQENLRYYATRFSNLVLTYIPNEYEI from the coding sequence ATGGAGCGCTTAAGTGAGATGACAAAAAATAAAAAGATGACTATAATCGATATAAGTGAATACCTTCCTAGAAGTTTACAGGGTTTTATAGCTTCATCAATACCTAATATAGATGCAGATGAGAGTGTTATAAAAGTTATATCCAAGATCATTTCGACAATATATAGTGGTGTGAATAGGAAAGTGATATTTGTAAGGGACTCCGAAACCCAAAATAAGCTTCTCTCAACTATATTGTCACATTTAAAACAAATAGTAATACATTTAGCTACTGAAGTAAGACTTCTTAATGTAGATTCCCTTGCACTTATAGTTATCCGAAATAAGCAGATCGAAGGTCTAGCGTATATATTGAATGGAGCGAAGGATTCTATAGAGAGTAGTGATCTAAACTGTTTAACTATTATGATTGTTGATAAATTAAGTAATAATGAGGAAACAAAGGTTATTATTGAACACAGTAAAAAAATGTTAAATGCCTATGCCAGAAAACTTTATAGAAAATCTCTAAATCCTCATATATTCGATGATGTAAGGTTTATTATAATATCTATAGAAAATAGAGATGTGATTAGAGTTAAACTTAGAGAGGAATATGGAAGAACAACAATACTACGATTACCAGTCTTTTCTCCACAATGGAATATTAATGATCTTCCAGATAAATTAAAAATGGATATAGAGACATTAATAGTAGATCCACTCAATATTAAAGCTAAATATGCACCAAGAGGAATATTATTGATAGGTCCACCTGGAGTAGGCAAAAGTGTAACAGCAGAGGCAATTGCTCAGGCACTAACTAAGGGCATTGTAAGGCTAACACCAAGTACATATAGATCAATGTGGTATGGCATGACTGAAAAAACTCTTAACAATATATTCGCATCATTGAAGAAGAGAAAGGATATAGTTGTATTGATTGATGATGCAGATTTTCTTGTTCAAAGATTTAATGCAATCCATGAAGCATATATAGCTGAGGTAAATATATGGCTTAATATACTTCAAGATCCATTGAGACCATTAGTAATAATGACTACAAATGTACCAGAAATAATAGATCAAGCCCTAATTAGACCAGGAAGACTTGATGTAGTAATATTTATGGGCTATCCTGATAAGTATATGCGTAAAAAGATAATTAAGCGAATATGCGAATCTTATAATATAACTATAAATGATCAAATAATTGAAGAAATAGTTCAAAGAACAAGATGGTTTAATGCTGCAGAACTTGATTCATTGATACGTATGGCTGCTAGTAAAGGACATGGCATAGTAAATGATGATGCAATTCTATGGGCATTAAAAAGATTTTATATTAATGAATTAGAAAGAAAAACAATACAAGAGAATCTTAGATATTATGCTACTAGATTTTCAAATCTAGTTCTTACCTATATTCCAAACGAATATGAAATATAG
- a CDS encoding Protein of unknown function DUF504 (InterPro IPR007547~KEGG: sin:YN1551_2990 protein of unknown function DUF504~PFAM: Protein of unknown function DUF504~SPTR: C4KEU3 Putative uncharacterized protein~PFAM: Protein of unknown function (DUF504)), which translates to MFISSATETLYLKCMLMRIKEAINKILWSIEKKEEYFLVIVDRMSSSGYTYISFSHIRRVDNNYVYVCRDICSNDLNDFETVIPIHRVVRIERKDGIIVWSRR; encoded by the coding sequence ATGTTTATTAGTTCGGCTACAGAAACACTATACCTTAAGTGTATGTTGATGAGAATAAAGGAGGCTATAAATAAAATCCTATGGAGTATTGAGAAGAAGGAAGAGTATTTCTTAGTAATAGTTGATAGGATGAGCTCGTCTGGTTATACCTATATCTCATTTAGCCATATAAGACGTGTAGATAATAATTATGTGTATGTGTGCAGAGATATCTGTTCCAATGATCTTAATGATTTTGAGACCGTAATACCAATACACCGTGTTGTTAGAATAGAAAGAAAAGATGGAATTATTGTTTGGAGTAGAAGGTGA
- a CDS encoding Aldehyde ferredoxin oxidoreductase (COGs: COG2414 Aldehyde:ferredoxin oxidoreductase~InterPro IPR013983~KEGG: pas:Pars_0189 aldehyde ferredoxin oxidoreductase-like protein~PFAM: Aldehyde ferredoxin oxidoreductase~SMART: Aldehyde ferredoxin oxidoreductase~SPTR: A4WHD7 Glyceraldehyde-3-phosphate ferredoxin oxidoreductase~PFAM: Aldehyde ferredoxin oxidoreductase, N-terminal domain; Aldehyde ferredoxin oxidoreductase, domains 2 & 3) produces the protein MYYRVLRINVENGNWYIKEYDGNEIIGPVDLGIHIHEELKTWEKDVFDPSNAVIIGTGLFAGSKLFGTHRLVVVFRSPESRTLHVAAMGGAAYRFIGCGVHAIVIEGRSSKPSIIFVKGNENGVEHVKIEYIDPEELEKIYSGYGEYIGAYALQKYLMDKYWDYIYSTKARPLVVGPAALKTVYGAIVSIDIDFNKKSFIIGSEDFAARGGAGSVLAQAHNVVAIIAGGNWKPQLPKDLIESIALNELFKRIAGKDFVSLVNEATVKYRYDPNIGAGGTFGVNYPHYRELLPLFNFNTMYLPKHIRKKIIDILLENFWKPFKEETYAKGKWTMTTCGEPCPAACKKIWRGKKLDYEPTNGLGPYIGVLELDKTAKLVDLADQLGYDAIVAGHLVAWLFEAVYKGLLDPSDIGLNDRPIMDPMIMNIEILSKNAELAEILLKNIVNHSTEVLKIIATKGIRMAAKYLDEKYMDRIKKIGVKFEDLVVYLPYGDQGYMTPNFYWTPGFLLPLAVTGKYWTNYTSTFTEPEEFAKTVAIRAIKEYEIENAGLCRFHRGWAEKNLSQLYSLIGINIDIDKHAKSMYQKIALYSIKAGAKPRFLESEKAKDVILTLSVEFNVSEWMGKYIKDREATIREWWSRAGKAFAQQMELSQDWIE, from the coding sequence GTGTACTATAGAGTGCTTAGAATCAATGTGGAGAATGGAAATTGGTATATAAAGGAATATGATGGAAATGAGATAATAGGACCTGTAGATCTAGGGATACATATTCATGAAGAATTAAAAACATGGGAGAAAGATGTCTTTGATCCAAGTAACGCTGTAATTATTGGAACAGGGCTTTTTGCAGGTAGCAAGCTCTTTGGCACCCATAGACTTGTGGTTGTGTTTAGGAGTCCTGAAAGTAGAACTCTACATGTTGCTGCTATGGGTGGAGCAGCATATAGGTTCATTGGGTGTGGAGTTCATGCAATTGTTATCGAGGGAAGAAGCTCAAAGCCTTCAATAATATTTGTAAAAGGTAACGAAAATGGTGTAGAACATGTTAAGATAGAATATATAGATCCTGAAGAATTAGAGAAGATATATAGTGGATATGGAGAATATATAGGTGCATATGCATTACAGAAGTACTTAATGGATAAATATTGGGATTATATCTATTCTACAAAGGCAAGACCTCTTGTAGTAGGTCCTGCAGCACTAAAGACAGTATATGGTGCAATAGTTTCAATAGACATAGACTTCAACAAGAAGTCATTTATTATTGGTAGTGAAGATTTTGCTGCACGAGGAGGAGCAGGTTCGGTATTGGCACAAGCACATAATGTTGTAGCTATAATAGCTGGAGGCAACTGGAAGCCACAGCTACCTAAGGATTTAATAGAGAGTATAGCATTAAATGAACTGTTTAAGAGAATTGCAGGAAAAGACTTTGTATCATTAGTAAATGAAGCAACAGTGAAATATAGATATGATCCAAATATAGGTGCTGGTGGAACCTTTGGCGTAAACTATCCTCATTATAGAGAGTTGTTACCACTATTCAATTTCAATACAATGTATTTGCCCAAGCACATAAGGAAGAAAATTATTGACATACTTCTTGAGAACTTCTGGAAACCATTCAAAGAGGAAACCTATGCAAAAGGAAAATGGACTATGACAACATGTGGTGAGCCCTGTCCTGCAGCATGCAAGAAGATATGGAGAGGTAAAAAACTTGATTATGAACCAACAAATGGACTTGGACCATATATAGGTGTACTAGAACTTGATAAAACTGCTAAATTGGTTGATCTAGCTGATCAACTAGGATATGATGCAATAGTGGCAGGTCATTTAGTAGCATGGCTATTTGAAGCAGTTTATAAAGGTCTTCTAGACCCTAGTGATATAGGTTTAAATGATAGACCTATTATGGATCCAATGATAATGAATATAGAAATACTGTCGAAGAATGCTGAACTAGCTGAAATTCTACTTAAGAATATTGTTAATCATTCTACAGAGGTACTAAAGATTATAGCTACAAAAGGCATAAGAATGGCAGCTAAATATCTTGATGAGAAGTATATGGATAGGATTAAGAAGATTGGAGTGAAATTTGAAGATTTAGTAGTATATCTACCCTATGGAGATCAAGGATATATGACCCCAAACTTCTATTGGACACCAGGATTTCTATTACCATTAGCAGTAACAGGCAAGTATTGGACAAACTATACATCCACATTTACTGAACCTGAAGAGTTTGCTAAAACAGTTGCAATAAGAGCTATAAAAGAATACGAAATTGAAAATGCAGGTCTTTGTAGATTCCATAGGGGCTGGGCAGAGAAGAATCTCAGTCAATTGTATAGCTTAATTGGTATAAATATTGATATTGATAAACATGCTAAATCGATGTATCAGAAAATTGCGTTATATAGTATAAAGGCTGGAGCAAAGCCAAGGTTCTTAGAAAGTGAAAAAGCAAAGGACGTAATACTAACCCTTTCTGTAGAATTCAATGTATCTGAATGGATGGGTAAATATATAAAGGATAGAGAAGCAACAATAAGAGAATGGTGGAGTAGAGCAGGTAAAGCATTTGCACAACAGATGGAATTGTCTCAAGATTGGATAGAGTAA
- a CDS encoding protein of unknown function DUF58 (COGs: COG1721 conserved hypothetical protein (some members contain a von Willebrand factor type A (vWA) domain)~InterPro IPR002881~KEGG: pab:PAB0849 hypothetical protein~PFAM: protein of unknown function DUF58~SPTR: Q9UZ66 Putative uncharacterized protein~PFAM: Protein of unknown function DUF58): MTNHVSIPNKTEVGINPKKLSYIVVFLYSILIVVWLYSNNIVISFVSIALSSLISCSIASILFAKYINSVNLSIELPTNIGMVDTLLDIYIHITNVFFSILKIRNVLLLTDPGLKSHLHKVELKNNTISIHIKIHGYSGTHVIRGILIKFDDIMQIFDISFKIVFKDEITIRIIPSSVIYIPSTITLRQYIPYAPLTLRRKGVGIEILSVRDYIPGDEYRKIAWKHTARLGKLMVKEFEALTHRNAIIVISIHSDFFTEYSDIFEILVERILGLTLGLVRLGMSIRMGVITDESIFISNAISKNNVKDIYEFFSTISWSHIERMIRNIYSSNKILRWFTRNLTEEYCKEPCLVMLVLDPQDNFDIDVLKLIYNDLKYRGHTLQVVLISPLILKFLYLRANLNEFHELLNKIPIIKTCIRLLKSMNIQSTFTL, from the coding sequence TTGACAAATCATGTTTCTATTCCAAACAAAACAGAAGTTGGTATTAATCCAAAAAAACTATCGTACATAGTTGTATTTTTGTATTCAATACTTATAGTCGTATGGCTATACAGTAATAATATTGTGATAAGTTTTGTCTCAATAGCATTATCATCATTAATTAGCTGCTCCATTGCTAGTATTTTATTTGCAAAGTATATAAACAGCGTAAATCTATCAATAGAATTACCTACAAACATAGGTATGGTCGACACTTTATTAGATATCTATATACATATTACTAATGTTTTCTTTTCAATTTTAAAGATAAGGAATGTTCTTCTATTAACAGATCCCGGATTGAAATCGCATTTACATAAGGTAGAATTAAAAAATAATACTATATCTATCCACATAAAAATACATGGCTATAGTGGAACTCATGTAATTAGAGGTATACTCATAAAATTCGATGATATAATGCAGATATTTGATATTTCATTTAAAATAGTATTTAAGGATGAAATCACAATTAGAATTATACCATCCTCAGTCATATATATTCCTTCCACTATTACGCTACGTCAATATATTCCCTATGCACCGCTAACATTAAGAAGAAAGGGTGTTGGAATAGAAATACTTAGCGTAAGAGACTATATTCCTGGGGATGAATATAGAAAAATAGCATGGAAACATACAGCTAGGTTAGGAAAACTCATGGTAAAAGAATTCGAAGCTTTGACCCATAGAAATGCGATAATAGTAATTTCTATACATAGTGATTTCTTTACTGAGTATAGTGATATTTTTGAAATTTTAGTTGAGCGTATTTTGGGTCTAACCCTAGGTCTCGTAAGATTAGGAATGTCTATAAGAATGGGAGTAATAACTGATGAATCTATATTCATAAGTAATGCTATTTCTAAAAATAATGTTAAGGATATATACGAGTTTTTCTCAACTATAAGTTGGAGCCATATAGAGAGGATGATAAGAAATATCTATAGTTCAAATAAAATATTAAGATGGTTTACAAGAAATCTTACTGAAGAATACTGCAAAGAACCATGCTTAGTTATGCTGGTATTAGATCCTCAAGATAATTTTGATATTGATGTATTAAAGCTTATATATAATGATCTTAAATATAGAGGTCATACCCTACAAGTAGTACTTATTAGTCCATTAATACTTAAGTTTCTATATCTAAGAGCAAACTTAAATGAATTTCATGAATTGTTGAATAAAATTCCCATTATAAAAACATGTATAAGATTACTAAAGAGTATGAACATTCAATCAACATTCACTTTATGA